AGAGCCGTTCCTCACTTCGCTCGTACGCGTATCCCCTCTTCACACCGCCCGACGCACAACAGGGTGACTTTTTGCGTCGCCCGCCGAACCCGACGCCATGAGCGACAGCGAGTTCGACATCGTCGGTCCGGAGGCCATCCGCGAGGGCCGCGCGACCGACGCCTACTTCGACCGAACCGAGACGACGCTCCGGCACGCGGGCAAAAACCCCGCCGTCGTCGCCGAAGTCACCGCCGACCAGTTTCCCTCCGGAGAGTTCGAGTTACTCGCTGGCGTGAAAGACGCCGCCGCGCTGTTGGCCTCGCTCGGCGTGCGCGTCGACGCGCTCCCCGAGGGAGCGCTGTTCGACGGCGGCCCGGTGATGCGCATCGAAGGTAACTACCTCGACTTCGCCCGCTTCGAGACGTCGCTTCTGGGCTTTCTCTCTCACGCCTCCGGCGTCGCCACCGCCGCGCTGGAGACGCGCGTCGCCGCGCCGGAGTCGAACGTGCTCTCGTTCGGCGCGCGCCACGTCCACCCCTCCATCGCGGCGATGGTCGAGCGGAGTGCCCTCCTCGGGGGACTCGACGGCTTCTCGCACGTCGCCGCCGGCGACGTGCTCGGCCGGGAGGCTAGCGGGACGATGCCCCACGCGCTCCTGCTCTGCTTCGGCCGCGGCAATCAGGAGGAAGCGTGGCGGGCGTTCGACGAGGCGGTTCCCGAGGACGTCCCGCGCGTCGCGCTCTGCGACACCTTCTCCGACGAGAAAGACGAGGTCGTTCGGGCGGCGGAGGTGCTCGGCGACCGGCTCTCGGGCGTCCGCCTCGACACGACGAGTTCGCGCCGCGGCGACTTCCGCCACATCGTCCGCGAGGTTCGCTGGGAACTAGAGGCCCGCGACGTCGACGGCATCGACATCTTCGTCAGCGGCGGTCTCGGCCCGGCGGACCTCCGACAGCTCCGCGACGTGGTCGACGGCTTCGGCGTCGGCGGCTACGTCTCGAACGCCGACCCCGTCGACTTCGCGCTCGACATCGTCGAAATCGAGGGCGAGGCTATCGCTAAACGCGGAAAGCTCTCGGGCGTCAAAGAAGTGTATCGGACGCCCGACGGCCGCCACCACGTTGGTCTCCGCGGCGCGGACGCTCCAGTCGACGGCGAATCGCTCTTAGAACCGCTGGTTCGCGGCGGCGAAGTCGTCCGGTCGTTCGACATCGACGCGGCCGCCGAACGTGCGCTGGCCGACGCGGCGCGAACCGGCTTCGGCGCGGAGTGAGAACGGCGAGAAGATCCTCTCGCCGCTGGTGTCGGGTGCGACGGCGTTGTTCAGGCGTGAGGAACGGACCGAACGAGGCGGAGCGTCGCGCGACGGTTGCGACTCGGAGCAGTGCCGCTGAGGCGGCCGTTACGTCTCCGCGTCGCCGAGCAGTCGACGCGCGACAGCGACGACGGAGAGCGCGCTCGCGACCACGCCGCCGAGAAAGAGACAGAGCAGCACGACGCCCGAGTACACCGGGAACCAGACGCTCTGCAGTCTCGCGAGGACGCCCGCAACGGCGACGCCGACGAACGCTGAGCCGATTGCGAGGACGAGTGCGTGCGGGAGGAAGCGAAGCGAGTAACGGAACTCCGAGTAGGGTCCCCTTACTGACTTGTCCATCATATATTCCGCGCCTGACAACGGCGAAAAGAGTTTATCGGAGGCTGCTAGAGGCGCGGTCGAGTGGGTCGCTGGGTCGCGTCGGTGAGGAAAAAGCGGAACCGACTCAGAGTTCCTGGACGCTACCGCCGTCGGACCGCTCGCGGAACACTTGGCCCTCGAACAGCGTCACCATCGTCTCTTCGTCCTGCCACGCGAACGGGGAGAGACGCGCCTTCCGGCAGACGCGCGTGAGGTACTCCTCCTTGCTCCAGCCGTTCTCGACGGGAATCGTCGGGTAGAGCCAGCCGTGCTGCCCGCCGCTGTCGACGGCGACCCCGTGGGTACCGAGTTCGAGGTCAGTGAGTGGGTCGTTGGTGAGGATGTGGTCGTTGACGATGCAGACCGAAATGTTCAGATTCGGGAGTTCGGGCGGTTCGACTTCCGAGCCACACGAGTCGCCCGACGCCGCTTGGATGGCGGCGTCGACTATCGCGTGGCCGAGTTGGTCTTTCCCTCGATACGCTCCTGCACACCCGCGGAGTTGTCGTCGTCCACGTGTGGACTGTAGCCGTACGAACGCGCCCGTTCGAGCATAGAACGCGTCACGCATGCTCCCCGGTTGCTCTCGTTGGCCGTGCAAGACGAACGATTCGACCGACTCTCGAGCGAGTTCGACGGCCCGAGCCCCATCCTCGTAGGAGAGGCGTATGGTCTGCGCCTCGGACATACAACCATTCAGGAGTGCTGTTGACTTGAACGCTTCCCTTCACACAAGACACCGTTTTGACGGATTTTAATGCCCGCATAACGGCGCAAAATCCGACCGAACGACTTATTCGACTCCTGAGGCTATGCCAACTCGGCAGAGAGAGCCCGACCACCGTGACCCGCGACGCGCCTCGCGCGCCGTTGGGACATGAGGAAAGTCCCCCCACCGTCCGAACGGGTGACCGGGCGCAAGCCCGGAGTCGGAGACGGCTGGCTCTGGAACAGAAACGAGACCACTCGGTCCGACCGATGACGTGTAAAGCTCGCTCCGGCCTCACCGCCGGAGCGGTGCGCGAATCTGACCGTAAGGAAGGAGAGTTAACCCACCGAGGATGGACGGCCGAGAACGGATGGAACGGCGAAACCTCACCGGTGCAAGTCCGCGCCACGCGGTCTGCGGGCGACGCGATTCGTGCGTCGCCCACAGGTCGCACGGTAGTTCGGACGACGGACGCGGACGCTCAGCCGAATGTCGGGGCGAACAGAAGGGGGCTTACTCCTCTCAGCCGCTTTTCGCGCCGAGCGACGCGCCCGTCCGCCCCCCGGATTATTAACCGAAACCCGTACCAGTAATAGCAGAGACGTAACTCCACCCCCGATTATGGTAGTTCGATTAATAAGCTTGCGTCGACTACGTCGAGACAATGACTGATTCACGCCCGGACAACACCGACGACTGTGGGTGTTGCTCGGCGCACGACGACCATGCCTCCGACTCGCCACGCCGTCACGACGCGTCTTCTTCTACGACTCGCGAGAGCGGCGACGGCGACGAGGCGACGCTCCGTCTCTCTGTGCCGGAGATGGACTGCCCCTCCTGCGCCGGGAAGGTCGAGCGCAGCGTCGAGACGCTCGACGGCGTCGACCGAATCGACCCGCAACCGACGACCGGTACGCTGCTCGTCGACTACGACCCCGAACGAACGACGCCCGAGGCGGTCAGCGAGCGGGTTGAGGCCGCGGGTTACACCGTCGAGACGACGGCCCGAGAGACGCTCTCGGTGCCGGAGATGGACTGTCCCTCGTGCGCCGGAAAGGTCGAGAACGCTCTGAAGTCGACGCCGGGAATCGTCGCCGTCGAGACGCAGCCGACCACCGGCCGCGTCGAGGTGACGTACGATCCGGACCGCGTCTCCCGCGGCGGCCTCGTCGCCGCCGTCGAGTCGGCGGGCTACTCGGTCGAGGAGACCACGGACTCGACGGACTCGATCTGGCGAACCAGCCGCGCGCTCAAGACGTGGGCCGGGGCCGTCCTCCTTCTCGGCGGCGTCCTCTTCGAGTGGGTGCTGCCGGGACTGGACTCGACGCTGTTCACCCTCGGCTACGACGTGACGGTGGCGTGGCTGTTTTTCCTCGGTGCGGCTGCGGTTGCCGGACAGGAGATCGTCCGCAACGGCTACTACTCCGCGAAGAATCGCAGCCTCGATATCGACTTCCTGATGGGAACCGGCGTCGTCGGCGCGATACTCGTCGGTCTGCCGTTCGAGGCGGCGACGCTCGCGGTGCTGTTCAGCGTCGCCGAACTGCTCGAACGGTACTCGATGGACCGTGCGCGCAACTCGCTGGAGACGCTGATGGAACTGTCGCCCGATACGGCGACGGTGCTGAGAGACGGTGAAGAGACCACAGCCCCCGTCGAGGACGTGGCCGTCGGCGAGACGGTGGTCGTCCGTCCAGGCGAGAAGGTGCCACTCGACGGCACCGTCACCGACGGCCAGAGCGCCGTCGACGAGTCGCCCATCACGGGCGAGTCGGTTCCGGTGGACAAGGCACCCGGAGACGAGGTGTTCGCCGGGAGCATCGCCGCCGAGGGCTATCTGGAGGTGGAGACGACCGCGACCGCCGACGAGTCGACGCTCTCGCGGGTCATCGAGATGGTCGAGGACGCCCAGCGCGGCCAGACCGAGAGCGAGCAGTTCGTCGACCGCTTCGCGAACTACTACACGCCGGTCGTCGTCGCCGCCGCCGTCGTGACGACGGTCGCCTCGCCGTTCGTCCTCGGCGTCGGGTGGAGCGAAGCGTTCACCCGCGGTCTGACGCTCCTGGTCATCGCCTGCCCCTGCGCGTTCGTCATCTCGACGCCCGTCTCTGTCGTCTCCGGTATCACGAGCGCTGCGCGCAACGGCGTGCTCATCAAGGGGGGCCAGCACCTCGAATCGATGGGTCGCGTCCGTGCCGTCGCCTTCGACAAGACGGGGACGCTCACGACGGGCGAACTCGGCGTCACCGATGTCATCGCGCTTAACGGCAACGACGAGACCGAGGTCCTCCGCTGCGCCCGTGCCGTCGAACAGCGCAGCGAGCACCCCATCGCGACGGCCATCGTCGACCACGCTGAACGCGAGGGCGTCGCCGACCGCGACGTCGATAACTTCGAGTCCATCACCGGCAAGGGCGTGAAGGCGAACCTCGACGGCCGGACCCACTACGCGGGGAAACCCGGTCTCTTCGGCGACCTCGGGTTCGACCTCGAACACGCCCACGTCGAGACCGACGGGGGGATTGCCGACGGGGGCGTCGTCGCGGAGGAAGTCGCGACCGAGACGAAAGACTGCACGCACGGCGCGTACCTCGACCTCGTCAACGAGACGATTCCACGCCTCCAGGCCGAGGGCAAGACGGTCATCGTCGTCGGCACCGAAGACGAACTGGAGGGCGTCGTCGCCATCGCCGACACCGTTCGTCCGGAGGCCAAGCGCGCCGTCGCCCGACTCCACGAACTCGGCGTCGAACGCGTCGTGATGCTCACCGGCGACAACGAGCACACCGCTCGCGTCATCGGCGAGCAGGTCGGCGTCGACGACGTTCGCGCGGACCTCCTCCCCGAACAGAAGGTCGACGCCGTCGACGCACTGCGCGAGGAGTACGAACACGTCGCCATGGTCGGCGACGGCGTCAACGACGCGCCCGCGCTCGCCACCGCTACCGTCGGCATAGCGATGGGCGCGGCCGGCACGGACACGGCGCTCGAAACGGCGGACGTGGCGCTGATGGGCGACGACCTCTCGCGCATGCCGTACCTCTACGACCTCTCGACGCGCGCCGGTCGCGTCATCCGCCAGAACATCTGGAGTTCGCTGGCCGTCAAGGCGATTCTCGCCGTCGGCGCGCCGCTCGGAATCGTGCAGGTCATCCACGCCGTCGTCATCGGCGACATGGGGATGAGCCTCGGCGTCACGGGCAACGCGCTCCGACTTGCCAACGTCCAACCGGAGGACAGCGCGCCGGAGGCCGTCGCCGCCCGAAGCGCCGACTGAGACGTTTCGCGCTAGTCTCGTAAATCGGGAATTCCCACACTCGCGACTTTTCCCAGCTTCGTTCCTGGTTTCGACCCTGCCGTTTTCGTCGTCTGTCTCGAACTTGTTCTCCGTTCCAAGTGTAAGCACAAACGGAGGGTCGCAACGCTCATACGTTCGCCTGCAGCAACTCACCACGTATGCCGTCTCGACTGCAAACGCTCGCTGTCGTGGCTCTCCTCCTCGTCGCGGGGTGTCTCGGTCCCCTCACCGACGGGGGAAGTTCGTCCGACGTGCCGCTCCCCGGCAGTTCCTCGACGTCGACCGAACGCGGCGGTGCGACGGCCGACACCGGCGCGAATCCGTGGGGCGACGACCCGATAGTCGTCGCCATCGATAACCGCGGCGAACCCGGACGCGAGTTCGCGCCCCTCGTCCGCGACGCGACCAACTACTGGGAGACGAACGCCGAACGGTACGCCGGGTTCAACGTCTCCTACCGCGTCGCGCCCGACGCCGAGAACCCCGACATTGTCGTCCAGTTCGTCGACGAGGTGCCGAGCTGCGACAACGTCACCCACGCCGCCGGGTGCGCGCCGCGAATCACCGACTCGCGGCAGATTCAGCGCCCCGAGAACGTCTCGGTTCGGACCGGTCTCTCAAACGAGTCGACGACGCTCGTGCTCCAACACGAGTTCGGCCACACGCTCGGTCTCGGCCACGACGACAAACCGGCGGACGTGATGGCCGCCTCGTCGGTGCTGTACACCGAACCGCAACCGAACGCGACCGAACGGGCGTTCCCGTGGACCGACCCCGAGTTCACCGTCCACGTCGACGCCGAGAACGCCTCCGACCCCGACGGCGCCCGCGAACAGATTCGCCAGGCGTTCGAGTACTACGAAGACGGTGCTGACGGGAGCGTCCCCGGTAACCTGACGTTCGAGTACGTCGACTCGCCCGACGACGCCGACGTGACGATTCGCTTCGCCGACGGGTCGGCATGCCGCCCTAGCATCGATTCCGGGTCATGTGCCGTCACCTCCGGGCCGGACCCCGATGGCGACGATAAAATGGAGCACTACGACCGTCTCGACATCACGCTCGTCGACCTCGACACCGACGCCGTCGGCTGGCACGTCGGCACGTGGTTCGCCTACGGTCTGGGCGCGGAGGAGGCCTCCGAGAAACCCGAACCGTTCCAGGACGCCAGTCCCAGCGACAAGCGAAGCGACTGGTGGGAGTGACTGTCGCCGACACAGTCATTTCCCCCCTCTTCGAAGACGGTGTATGGCCTCCCTCCCGCCGTCTCCGGCCTCCTCCTCCCGGTCGTCGCCGCCGACGTCCTGCGACGACACCGATCGCGTCGAGTGGCGCGCCGCGCCCGGACGCGAACTCGCGGAACTCGCCAAACACGGACTCGCCGGACTCTCCCTCGCGCTTTTCTCGCTCGTCGCGGTCGGGATGCTGTTCTTCGCGTTCGGTACCTCGGTCGACGGCTACGCCGGCGTGTTTCTGATGCTGCTGATCGTCGGCGGACCCTTCTCGTTACTCTACTTCGTCACCGCGATCGGCGCCGGCGGCACCGAGTCACTCGTGAAACTGATTCCAGGCGCCGAGACGCTCTCGCTACCCGGTGTGACGGTGGCGATGCTCGGCGGCGGCGTCGCGATCCTGTCGGTGTTTGTACACCCGCTGTTGCCGGTCACGTACGCTGCGACTCTCGTCGGACTGTACGTCGTCGATAGGGCACAACGAACGGCGGGCGTCGTCGACGCCGGGACGGCGACGTTCACTCGGCACGTCGGTGAGACTGAACTCCGACACGACGTGTCGTCGTTCGCGGGACTCCGCTCGTTCCGAGTCGGCGACTACGTCCTCTGTTGGCTCCAGTTCAACGGCCTCGCGCTCGGTACGCCGCGACTCGTCGTCTTCCCGGCCGCGAAGTTCCCGGCGATTCGAGCTACCTTCGACGAGATTCGAACAGCGGAACGCGACGAAGATTCGTCCGCACCCGGTGTCGGGGTCTACTCCGCCATTTTCGGGCTGTTGTTCGTCGGTCTTGCGGCGGCTATCGTGGTGGTCGTGGCGAATCCGCTGCTCTCGTTCTACGCGACCACCATCTTCGGACTGCTCGGCGCGTTCTTTCTCTTTCTCGCGTGGAAGTCGTAGAACCAGAGCCCCGTCGCCGCGGAGCGTTCTTGTCGGTCGCGCGCGAACCGCCGAGTGTGAACCACGAGGAACTGGAGAGCGCGCTTCGCCGCGAATTCGACGGCACCGACGCCGAGTTCCGCGTCGTCGTCCGACAGGCCGGCGACCTCGCCGACGTCGGACGGGTCGAGACCGACAGGGGCGTCCCGCTCACCGTCGACGCCATCGTCGACGATCTCTCGGACGCGCCCGACGGTCGCGTCGCGAGTCGGTGGAATTGGTGGCTCGGCGCGCTCGAAGCCGCTTACGGCGGCTACGAACCGTATCAGGTGCGCTGGATACCGAAAGAGTAGCGTCCGCGAGCGGAGTCTGGTTCGATTCGGTCGATTCGGCAGGTTCGATTGCTTTAGCCGCGTCAGTCGCTCTGTCGTCCCGACGACGGAGGTTCGTCGGGGATGAGACTCAGCCCGGGAAGGTCGAGCACCGCCAGAAACCCGTGCGCGTCGATGACGTGTCTTCGTAGTGTCGAGACCGAGACACCGACGAAGGTCTCCGAACACTCCTCTAAGGGGCAAGCACCGGTGAACCGGTCGTGGTCGCGGTCGGCCGTACTATCGTCGCTCACACAGACCACCCCGGTTCGGAACGACTCGT
This genomic stretch from Haloprofundus salilacus harbors:
- a CDS encoding heavy metal translocating P-type ATPase, with protein sequence MTDSRPDNTDDCGCCSAHDDHASDSPRRHDASSSTTRESGDGDEATLRLSVPEMDCPSCAGKVERSVETLDGVDRIDPQPTTGTLLVDYDPERTTPEAVSERVEAAGYTVETTARETLSVPEMDCPSCAGKVENALKSTPGIVAVETQPTTGRVEVTYDPDRVSRGGLVAAVESAGYSVEETTDSTDSIWRTSRALKTWAGAVLLLGGVLFEWVLPGLDSTLFTLGYDVTVAWLFFLGAAAVAGQEIVRNGYYSAKNRSLDIDFLMGTGVVGAILVGLPFEAATLAVLFSVAELLERYSMDRARNSLETLMELSPDTATVLRDGEETTAPVEDVAVGETVVVRPGEKVPLDGTVTDGQSAVDESPITGESVPVDKAPGDEVFAGSIAAEGYLEVETTATADESTLSRVIEMVEDAQRGQTESEQFVDRFANYYTPVVVAAAVVTTVASPFVLGVGWSEAFTRGLTLLVIACPCAFVISTPVSVVSGITSAARNGVLIKGGQHLESMGRVRAVAFDKTGTLTTGELGVTDVIALNGNDETEVLRCARAVEQRSEHPIATAIVDHAEREGVADRDVDNFESITGKGVKANLDGRTHYAGKPGLFGDLGFDLEHAHVETDGGIADGGVVAEEVATETKDCTHGAYLDLVNETIPRLQAEGKTVIVVGTEDELEGVVAIADTVRPEAKRAVARLHELGVERVVMLTGDNEHTARVIGEQVGVDDVRADLLPEQKVDAVDALREEYEHVAMVGDGVNDAPALATATVGIAMGAAGTDTALETADVALMGDDLSRMPYLYDLSTRAGRVIRQNIWSSLAVKAILAVGAPLGIVQVIHAVVIGDMGMSLGVTGNALRLANVQPEDSAPEAVAARSAD
- a CDS encoding TIGR00296 family protein produces the protein MSEAQTIRLSYEDGARAVELARESVESFVLHGQREQPGSMRDAFYARTGAFVRLQSTRGRRQLRGCAGAYRGKDQLGHAIVDAAIQAASGDSCGSEVEPPELPNLNISVCIVNDHILTNDPLTDLELGTHGVAVDSGGQHGWLYPTIPVENGWSKEEYLTRVCRKARLSPFAWQDEETMVTLFEGQVFRERSDGGSVQEL
- a CDS encoding nicotinate phosphoribosyltransferase — its product is MSDSEFDIVGPEAIREGRATDAYFDRTETTLRHAGKNPAVVAEVTADQFPSGEFELLAGVKDAAALLASLGVRVDALPEGALFDGGPVMRIEGNYLDFARFETSLLGFLSHASGVATAALETRVAAPESNVLSFGARHVHPSIAAMVERSALLGGLDGFSHVAAGDVLGREASGTMPHALLLCFGRGNQEEAWRAFDEAVPEDVPRVALCDTFSDEKDEVVRAAEVLGDRLSGVRLDTTSSRRGDFRHIVREVRWELEARDVDGIDIFVSGGLGPADLRQLRDVVDGFGVGGYVSNADPVDFALDIVEIEGEAIAKRGKLSGVKEVYRTPDGRHHVGLRGADAPVDGESLLEPLVRGGEVVRSFDIDAAAERALADAARTGFGAE
- a CDS encoding matrixin family metalloprotease, whose protein sequence is MPSRLQTLAVVALLLVAGCLGPLTDGGSSSDVPLPGSSSTSTERGGATADTGANPWGDDPIVVAIDNRGEPGREFAPLVRDATNYWETNAERYAGFNVSYRVAPDAENPDIVVQFVDEVPSCDNVTHAAGCAPRITDSRQIQRPENVSVRTGLSNESTTLVLQHEFGHTLGLGHDDKPADVMAASSVLYTEPQPNATERAFPWTDPEFTVHVDAENASDPDGAREQIRQAFEYYEDGADGSVPGNLTFEYVDSPDDADVTIRFADGSACRPSIDSGSCAVTSGPDPDGDDKMEHYDRLDITLVDLDTDAVGWHVGTWFAYGLGAEEASEKPEPFQDASPSDKRSDWWE